The following nucleotide sequence is from Salvia splendens isolate huo1 chromosome 2, SspV2, whole genome shotgun sequence.
CGATCGTCGTCGGAACTATGGCGTCGATCATTGTGGAGTTCAGGAactgcggcggcggcgcggcggaggtggaggaggagaACGGGGAGAGGATCTTATGCGCGGCGGGGCGGAGTGGGTAGAGAGGCCCGAGGCCGTCCAGATGCACGGCGGATCTCaaggcggaggcggcggagaACAGATCGAGCCGCCGCGAGTACGGCGAGCCGCCGGAGAACGGCGCGGCGGGGATGCCGGTGAACTCCTGCACCATTTGCCTGAAATTGGTGGTGTCAGTGGTGAGCACCGTCGTCGGCGCCCGCCGCGACGCTCGCGTCCGCTTCTTAGGGTTTCTCGCCTGCTGCTGCTGCGGCGGAGGAGCCGCCGCAACCTGCTGCGGCCGCGCCGGCAGCGCCGAATTCCCGAGATTCACGAAGGATTGATTCTCCGATCTCAACCCCCTCGACCAAATCAGATCGCCGTCGTTGGCGTTGGCGTATCCCCCGGCGTGTTCGAGGCTCTGCGTGAGATTAGGGTCGAAGAAATTGGGGCtttgatgagagagaaactGCGGCGCGGAGATTGCGCCGAAATTGTGAGGAGCGGTGAGGAAAGAGGAGCTGGAATCGAATTCCTGATCATCGCCGCCGCTTGACGACTGCATACTCCCGCTATTGCCGGAATCCATGGCTCAATAaatttctagagagagagagagagagagggagaggtgCTTAAAGTCTTAAAGATGGTGTTATTGATGGAGTTGGTGAACCAGCAGCAGCAAGCAGAAAGTGATGGTTGCAAAAGTTGAAGAGGAAAAGGAGAGAGAATCTGAGGAAAACTGCATGTAAAAGGTAAGATCACACCATCTCCTCCAAATCAGACAAAAAAAAAGCTTCACATATATAAGCATAAATAGCACActcacacaaacacacatctatatATGAATGAGTTCATCCTTAGTCTCTCATGAAAtggtttagagagagagagagagactggTGTAGCTCTCATGAGAAGTAGGGTTTTGGGGGTGGAAAAAAAAGGGGTGAAAGAAGAGAAGAGGAGAGATTAAATAAAGGCAGTTAAAAAAGGGCTTGCATTTTGTTTACGCCATTAAAAGAAAGGAGGGGATTGTGGTGGGACCGGGATTGGAGCAGAGGAAGGAAGCTGCCGGTAGGTGGCGACGGGTCAAactcaaacacacacacactgaaAGTGAGAGAAAAATGGTTGGCCAGTTTGATGTTGAGTGTGAATTGAAGGAAaatgaaagagagagaaaggtaCTGGTACTATGTGAGATTACATTCACAAAAATTATACCCCTCCGTCCTAAAAAGATTgtcatattcatttttatactcgttttataaaaataataattaagagGGAAAgttaaaagagaataaaaaaaaatgtagatAAGACTATTCTAtgtattattctctcttttactttactatctctattttaattatttattattattttgcaaAACGAGTATGAAAAAGAATTTAACTATTCATACtacaactatttcctttttataaataaaattcgtactagtaattttttttatttaactcaaaatATTTACTTTCTAGATATTAGAAATTGTATTGGGATAAACAGTCAGAAAATAACCAATTTTAGTTAGTATTAAGAGGAAATAGTTGTTAATATCactaatttattactccctcgtCCCTTATAATTTGTCACTGTTTGAtacgacacaagttttaagaaatgtaataaaaagtaagttaaaaaagttagtggcatgtagatcctacttttatatattaataaaatgtgaaatagaatcggttagtggaatgtgagatccactaccaaaaacggtaaaaataaaaggtgacaaatttttagggacgggcgaaaatggaaataatagcatcctcatccgtgctcttgccaacgagcacggatgtgggcccggacccacttttactctctgctcataggcaatagcacaacacccacatgcgtgctcttccgcaaggacaaacTCAATGGctccaccattctattattcaatttaaataaaaacattttcacaaaattaaaatgcattaaaaatacccggaataatattacaaattacaaaaaaaatttaaaaatacataattaaagttctaaaaattaaaaagttacataattaaaatcctaaaaattaaaaattatataattaaacacctaaaaaataaaaattacataattaaactcctaaaaaataaaaattatataaataaaggCTAAAATACCTATGTGGAAAACTATTCATCCGactctacccccaatgttctttggaggccccgtatcattgccacatgcgatcgaagttgctcgggggtcatatttgacctatcggccaaattgagttgggccaaaaccccccacaacgagttggtggggggttgaggtggcacaaagggagcgggaacgggggcggatggagtcgcggcacgacggcggttggccgtcgacttcttccttccttgcagccagcgttgggaactactcgggcaggcatcggggctacccaagttagttCCGGTGAACTGGGTGACACCtcatcggagccggcgtcggatagggatagcgacctcgaccgtttgccgGATGAGCTAGAGGAAGATgctacgcctcccctatacttcggatgcccacgcacctcctgccaaacattgaagtacttgaacggtttatagtgttgggattggtaggtcgtcaacgcggcactgatgatgtcgacctcgcttcagccgctccccgccgaccgctcttcctggaggtaatacccctggaacttttggatttcttcgtttgctctgtatatggcattgcgcaccatactctcgttgcgctcgattgttccagccggtcGGTTTTTATtataccggcgacagatgccccaccaaaaatggtccccggattggttcgtgccaatctcTGGATCTTTGGAGATAGATAAaaacgctttgaataattgctccatctcccccgtagtgtacggggtgcggacatcACGAGTAGGAAGAGtaggagtttgagacccgccgCTCCCTTccgctctaggtacgggtggttcgggtgcccacccgtattccccatcgggggcatcttggtcgtcgaccgggtaagaccggtagccacccggagcttgcgaactttgggtttgaggaggggcctaaaattccgtttccggactaggaaatggttgtgaaccgaaccattcgtggttccaaccgtgggagccggaggggtgatcgccggagccagacatttttttgttaagagtgaaataaagattgagaattgtaagaatggaaatgagagaatttagatgagaattgtgtagtgtggtgtgaaattttttgtgtggaactgggggtatttatagatgaaaatgtgtatttttggggaaaaattgtaaaataaattaaaagtggggagaaaacggatataattttttagaaagtgggaaaataattttttttattatttttaatcggatttttgaattaatatccggtttttttttaaaaaataaattccaacggatttgccgttggccaatcaggagccgccacgtcagctgctcgctggcacggacgtgctcttagctaagagcagcgtCGCGCCAGCGGCAATAGCGTAGCGGTGAGCAGCGTTccgccgcgccgctggcacggacggacgccgtccttctACAACTGCGGATGCTCAAAGTGAAAAATTTTCACGGAccgagggagtatatgttagtATCGGCGTGACACGACAACTAAATTTCACCAAAAAGAAGGGTTGAAAAAATTACACGAGACTAAAGAAGTTTGGAATTTAATTGACTATTTTCGAAGTTCATGGGAAAACTTAGAAAGTGCCTTAAGGTgccgttcggttgccatgactaatatcaagagactatccatctaggattaagttgtgggattattttagttggagaagggagactatgactaattatcatgagactattcatctatgattaagttgaaggattcaatcttatgaaccaaacatgatacatatttaatgttGAAGGGACATGGACGTATGGAGTAATCAGTTATTTTGCTAATCTGGCAATTGTTTTATTATACTCCGTAtgtgaattattgaaattgatATAATCTACTGTCTAAAACATGATGTATAACGATGTATCGTAATATAGTCGACTCTAGATAATTTAATTTGGTTAACACTATATATTCATTAATCGGAATAGTGGGCTATAAGAAATAAAGtattagtttaattaattaagggAATAAGTATAGGTGACTAGGTTAATTAAAATTGCCTAAGTTTGGGTAAAAAGGTAGGTTAACAAGGACAAATTGCAATTAGATGGTTAGTaacgcctccgccgccgccgtgtTGAGCACCGCCCTCCGCCGCCGTCACGTTAATTTCAAGATCGAAATGAGTATTCGAATATTGGAAAGTAGATTACGTACACATTTGATGCTCTTTCCTTCCTCTTTTTAGTgtctatttaattattattcctTGTAGCTAATTATACGTGGTTAGATTTAATTCAGGtggtaatttatatttttgggaagtaATAAATATTCGTTTAATTTGAACAATAATTGAGCTCAAAATCATCATTTACACCTGCTGCATTATTTAGTGGCATGTTGGCGAATAATATAGTTTGTATATATTCTGGCAATATATTCATGTTTGAAAAGAATATATAATCATAAACACCGACTGAATTATTTAACTTATTCGAgtgtaaaatgtaaatattaatTGAAAGATTATTGGACAAGTTATCATTATTAATATATTGGGATGTGCATAAATATTCATTTCCAATATGCAAATATTGttcaaaaacaaaacacattGGTCTTGTGATCTACTGTAATAGTTAGATTAATGTCACATTTCATCtaataataatgtagattattaGTTTAATAATATAACTTAATTAATAATGTACTATTATAGTAAAGTAATGCATTTGAATCTAATAATATAACATATTAATCTAATAATATAACTTATCACAACCATTCAATCCATCCAAAAATTCAATAGCTATGATTTATTTGATGCTTAAGAGTAGCCTAATAGAATCCTATATAATACTTACGTGTAACTTTAATAAGCCTAACCGTAGCTGCTACACATGTTTGAATATTCTCCCACAATCTTCACGTtatattcttttcaaatctcgATTTCtgcatttaatttttattttgctgATATATAGTTAAAAATTAACTATTTGGATTGATTAGTTCAACCACATTTCTGTTAGCTGCAACTATAAAAAAACTCTCCCTTTCGAATACACACACTCAACAAATATACTATGCTACTACCATTTACAACGTTGAGCACTTATACTATCCACGTTTTTTGAGTGACGCGTGTGCTCAAGAACTTGCACGTCAAAGAAATTTTTTGCTAACcgaattatataaaatatttaaaaatatgttgtattttatgtattaatttatattgaAAATTTATCATATTCCTTTTGGTGGAGGCATTGGCCAACTCTATCAAATTCCCAACTTTTAAGATCCGAATTCCCCACGTATTTCGTTCAGGAATATTTGAAAATTGCGGCTATTTTATTCCACCTTTATTCCTAAGTTTggaaaaatatttcataattcTATTAATTTAGCAAAGGGGTATGATAGTGGTAACATCCAACCTAAAAGTGACATATTTTCGTTGTACGAAAATGAAACGCGTGTAATCCCTTCTTTGGGTTGATAGAGacatttatttttgtataaaatgaatatattgtgtatttttttagcCAATGAAGAGCGAATTAATGATTATCGATCGATGACTAGTTGATGGAATAAACAGACGtttatacatatttatttaaacatGCACATGAATAAACACTACATATAAGTCCACGCACTCCGACGAATCTAGCGGAAAACAAGGGGTATTTTATAAttgtataaattttttttttgtcattttaattttagcTCAATATACCTATCTATAAATTTCAACCGTTGTCCCTTTTATCCTAGCAAATGCTCCGATTTCGAGGTTCAAAGTCGTTGTTATTATTTACCGCACTCTTAAAGTAAAAATTCTGGATCCGCTAAAGTTTACAcggtttttatttttgtgtatatatatatatatatattagggTGCATCTACTAATTAGGAAACTTGTCCTTCTCATTTATGCCCAATGCTGTCTACTTAACAAATATAAGGTGGGTCGAATTTTAAATAATGGACTATTGTTGGGCTTCCATAGCCCATTAATAGTTGGGCTTGAAGAATCTAGGGTCCGCTTAAATTTCAGagcaaataaattttaaaaaagcaGCATTAATCATTTAATACAAAAAGCCCATTATTATTTGGGCTTGAAAATCTAGGGTCCACTTAAATTTCTGAGTAAATAGATTAAAAGAATGTAGCATTAATAATTATTGTActacataaaataaaagtaatgtaATGTTTTCGATAGAAAATGTTTAAATGTCCACAAGCCTTAATTGTTGCCTAATAAtgaaaattatgttttttaagaaattgtattaTCGAAATAACctcaaatatatactccatccgtccagcTACAAGCGATGCGCTCCAAATCGGACgttgttttataaaaataataataaatagttagagtagagataaagtaaagtaagtaagataATAATGTGTATACGGCTCTCTTCTATactattttctttcttattttactttatctccactttaactatttattattattttcgcAAAACAACTGCCAGAAAGAAACGCctcacttgtagtgggacaGACAACAACGTATATACATTGGAACAaaggggtacaactgtacccccaaaattttgtatattaataCTGTATTTAGTCCTATTATCACAGGAAACATCGGTGACCCAGTGGTATGAGGGATCTTTCACCAAGCCAGAGACCTAACTTCAAACTTTTTGCTTACATGTCCCACTCTTtaatttttacttcactttctCTTCCCCAtattaactttgttttaatctATATCACCtctaattcaattttattttgttctcaattcatatttaagatttattaattattttgtttttaactaATACATTTATTAGTTTAACCACTAACTTcctcttttttaatttaattttgtattatttcatatttacttttcattaattatatttttaatagatAGTTATATgattaatactccaaattatatattttgaatataaagtatatatttttgtagtttaaaaaaaattccaaatttatAAAACTAACCTCCTAATTGTATTCATATCTATATTATATATTACTAATTAACAAAACATGGATACTTGTATTTCAAACATATAATTTACATGATACTATAAAAtagtaatttatatttatttaaaatgaagttttttgataaaaaagaaaagattttatttaaaagaataattgaaaaaacgttaaaaaacaaaaatgattagtcacattttgaaattttaagtcGTTGTAATTATTTTTCGTACCTCAAATTACAAATTCAGGATACGCCACtgggacatagggagtactaatttgttttttatgaAACGTGTAGAAAGGGACTTCAGGGAATTCTCAATTGTTATTCACTTCTTCTCATTGATTTACATGCCTCTTTAAAGGCCTCCACATATACAAATAAGGTAAGATATTCTCCTAATCATAATCTTCTATACAAGGAAGAAATCAATTCCTAATCTCTCAAATTAATGTGATTACAGGAAACCAGCTCCGAGATCTTCTCCCCTCTATCACGGGATCTTCCAACGGGATCTTCCAACatcttccaacactccccctcaagttaagtaatgggatCACCAATACTTAACTTGTCCAATACATCTCGAAATGAGTGAGAGCTTACTGCCTTTGTCAAGATGTCCGCTAGTTGATCTTCTGACTTGACGTAGGGCAACTCGACTATCTTTGCATCAATTGTgtcctttatgaagtgtcgatcTACTTCCACATGTTTGGTCCGATCGTGCTGTACTGGATTTTCGGAGATACTAATAGccgccttattatcacataACAATCGACAAGGCTGGG
It contains:
- the LOC121779932 gene encoding uncharacterized protein LOC121779932; its protein translation is MDSGNSGSMQSSSGGDDQEFDSSSSFLTAPHNFGAISAPQFLSHQSPNFFDPNLTQSLEHAGGYANANDGDLIWSRGLRSENQSFVNLGNSALPARPQQVAAAPPPQQQQARNPKKRTRASRRAPTTVLTTDTTNFRQMVQEFTGIPAAPFSGGSPYSRRLDLFSAASALRSAVHLDGLGPLYPLRPAAHKILSPFSSSTSAAPPPQFLNSTMIDAIVPTTIANNNNTASVSNVNPNNFQLYQHHGINTPQMNFSNLSGFLSRDGGASASSAAAQHDDLSMWKSGETVRNNDPIQQNLPEFNNNNNNNIGSQNYNLNVAEKGMENAASSTAEGTVASWICPSD